The DNA sequence GTGAATCGCCCCCAGCTTGCTAGACACCACGACCGGCCGCTTCGGGTCCAGGCTGTGTGAAAACGCCAGTGATTGTCTAACCTTCTGATCGTCGAGATCGTAGCGGGGGCGATTATGAAGCGATTCATCGAAGGTGAGGCTCGGACGCAAGTCACCTTGCTGCCGGAGTGTCTGGACGATTACGTAGCCGAAGAAAATCCAGTGCGCGTGGTCGATGTTTTCGTCGATGAACTCGACCTAGGCGCACTTGGTTTTGAGGGCGTCGATCCTGCCGCAACTGGTCGTCCGGCCTACCACCCAGCGGTGTTGCTGAAGATCTATATCTACGGCTACCTCAATCGGATTCAGTCCAGCCGCCGACTTGAGCGTGAGGCCGAGCGCAACGTCGAGTTGATGTGGCTGACGGGGCGTTTGGCTCCAGATTTCAAAACCATCGCCGACTTTCGTAAGGATAACGGCAAGGCTATTCGCAGTGTCTGCCGGCAATTTGTGGTGCTTTGTCGCAACCTCAATCTCTTCTCCCAATCGATCATCGCAATCGACGGCAGCAAATTCAAAGCCGTCAATAATCGCGACCGCAACTTCACTCAGGGCAAGGTGAAGGCGCGCATGCAGCAGATCGAGCAGAGCATTGATCGATATCTAGCGGCGATGGATTCGGCGGATCGGGCAACGCCCGAAGTGGCCGAGGCCAAAGCAGAGCGTCTTAAAGAAAAGATAGAAACACTGAAAAAGCAGATGCAGAAACTCAAGGAAATCGAGGCGCAGCTCCACGAAAGTCCAGACCAGCAGATCTCCCTCACAGACCCACATGCACGCTCAATGGCCACGAGCGGCCGAGGCACCGGAACGGTTGGCTACAACGTACAAACAGCTGTCGACGACAAATACCATCTGATCATTGCTCATGAGGTGACCAACGTTGGTAATGATCGTGGGCAGCTGAGCAATATGGCGAACCAAGCGCGTGAAGAAATCGAGGCTGAATCGCTAACGGTGGTAGCTGACCGAGGCTATTACAAAGGTCTGGAAATCCTTGCTTGCGAGCAAGCCGGCATCACTACCTTCGTACCGAAACCCCTCACCTCTGGCAGCAAAGCCGAAGGCAGATTCGGCAAGCAGGATTTCATCTATCTTATTGCGTCGGACGAGTATCGATGCCCTGCGGGGCAGTTACTAACTAGGCGGCATTCGTCGATGGAAGACGGCATGTTATTGCATTGTTACTACTTCTCGGGCTGCCAGTCCTGCTCAATGCAAAAGCAATGTACTACGGGTAAGGAGCGCCGTGTGAAGCGCTGGGAACATGAGGCGGTAATCGACGCGATGCAGGTTCGGCTGGAGCATGACCCGGGGAAGATGAAGGTTCGCCGCCAGACTGTTGAGCATCCTTTTGGAACGCTCAAATATTGGATGGGAGCCACCCACTTCCTGACCAAAACACTTCCGCGGGTAAGTACCGAAATGAGCCTTCATGTGCTCGCCTACAACCTCAAACGAATGATGAGCATCTTCGGCATCGCAGGACTGCTTGAGGCGATCAGGGCGTGAATCCAGCCGTTTGGCTCGCCCGTTAGTAGCCGTTTGGGCCGCTGACGCGGCCCAAACGGCATTACGAACGTCTATGTAGCTGACTAAGGTAATTCGCGCTTCCGCCCGCTTATTCCACAGGCAATCCTCGCGACTCTCAGTTTTCGACGTGTTTAGCACGTTTTCACACAGCCTGGGTCGTTAGCTGACCCTCACAACGGGCAGCAATCGCCAAAAGCGGCCATCGAATGT is a window from the Pseudomonas sp. LS1212 genome containing:
- a CDS encoding IS1182 family transposase, which translates into the protein MKRFIEGEARTQVTLLPECLDDYVAEENPVRVVDVFVDELDLGALGFEGVDPAATGRPAYHPAVLLKIYIYGYLNRIQSSRRLEREAERNVELMWLTGRLAPDFKTIADFRKDNGKAIRSVCRQFVVLCRNLNLFSQSIIAIDGSKFKAVNNRDRNFTQGKVKARMQQIEQSIDRYLAAMDSADRATPEVAEAKAERLKEKIETLKKQMQKLKEIEAQLHESPDQQISLTDPHARSMATSGRGTGTVGYNVQTAVDDKYHLIIAHEVTNVGNDRGQLSNMANQAREEIEAESLTVVADRGYYKGLEILACEQAGITTFVPKPLTSGSKAEGRFGKQDFIYLIASDEYRCPAGQLLTRRHSSMEDGMLLHCYYFSGCQSCSMQKQCTTGKERRVKRWEHEAVIDAMQVRLEHDPGKMKVRRQTVEHPFGTLKYWMGATHFLTKTLPRVSTEMSLHVLAYNLKRMMSIFGIAGLLEAIRA